A portion of the Streptomyces platensis genome contains these proteins:
- a CDS encoding TQO small subunit DoxD encodes MVHANRTIGADLGGAGVEGAGAGLRAQLARHALLPLRLFLGATFLYAGIDKLTDPAFLAAGGAGSLGEMLRQVHDAAALPQLVEIAQKSPVGFGYAIAAGELAVGLGTLVGLLGRLAAFGGALISLTLWLTVSWATTPYYYGNDLAYLVAWIPLLLAGTPRFSLDAALANRRKRHGAQLFG; translated from the coding sequence ATGGTGCACGCGAATCGTACGATCGGTGCCGACTTGGGAGGGGCGGGCGTCGAGGGTGCCGGCGCCGGATTGCGGGCGCAGCTGGCGCGGCATGCGCTGCTCCCCTTGCGGCTCTTTCTGGGGGCGACCTTCCTCTATGCGGGCATCGACAAGCTGACGGATCCGGCGTTCCTGGCGGCCGGTGGCGCGGGTTCGCTCGGCGAGATGCTGCGCCAGGTCCATGACGCGGCGGCGCTGCCGCAGCTCGTGGAGATCGCGCAGAAGAGTCCGGTGGGCTTCGGCTATGCCATCGCGGCCGGTGAACTGGCGGTGGGACTCGGGACTCTGGTGGGGCTGCTGGGGCGGCTGGCGGCGTTCGGCGGTGCGCTGATCTCGCTGACGCTGTGGCTCACCGTGAGCTGGGCGACCACGCCCTACTACTACGGCAATGACCTCGCCTACCTGGTGGCCTGGATCCCGCTCCTGCTGGCCGGTACGCCGAGGTTCTCCCTGGACGCCGCCCTGGCGAACCGCCGTAAGCGGCACGGGGCGCAGTTGTTCGGCTGA
- a CDS encoding serine/threonine-protein kinase — protein MGTVWRARDELLGRQVAVKRLHVSPQLDEDELATRYERTTREAQAAARINHPNVVSVHDVVDDAGMPCIVMEYVPSTTLGDAIKEAARTDSSVEPREAARIGRGMVAALRAAHSAGVLHRDVKPGNVLLGEDGRVVLTDFGIAVATGASTLTKTGELVGSIDYLAPERVKGGTPGPASDLWALGATLYQAVEGRSPFRKPTAVETAYAIAMDPLVAPRNAGTLAPLIEALLAKEPAERPTAEVVELALRAAEADAETALMGWSTMTLGTVGRGRRPEQATPDGETEAPTRPVHDTGEVAATSARGTGNGARTGAVTGAGAGAVANTGSDAVTGPVAVPDVTGAGRSADRADVLVGGTAPRKKHARIVVWSIIGVLVAGGGAGTTWYLMHPTESGGSSKATANKSTTPELPKAPDHTIGPPPPLPDGYHSVKETALGVRFPLPDGWTREPQDGGRQIVYTSELAQLTVSVLDFSSGDQVQHFKEVEKAFKRKYPVYTNLRLQPTVFQGDPAAIWEFTFGGRARTFRGIDLGFGREGGKEYAIYVSAPEADWAEYEKVFATVKDGFRRTGPLS, from the coding sequence ATGGGTACCGTCTGGCGGGCCCGGGACGAGCTGCTCGGCCGTCAGGTCGCGGTGAAGCGTCTGCATGTCTCACCGCAGCTGGACGAGGACGAACTGGCAACGCGCTATGAGCGCACCACCCGTGAGGCCCAGGCAGCTGCGCGCATCAACCACCCCAATGTGGTGAGCGTCCACGACGTCGTGGACGACGCCGGGATGCCGTGCATCGTCATGGAGTACGTGCCCTCCACGACGCTCGGCGACGCCATCAAGGAGGCCGCGCGGACCGACAGTTCGGTGGAGCCGCGCGAGGCCGCCCGTATCGGACGGGGCATGGTGGCGGCGCTGCGGGCCGCACACTCCGCCGGTGTGCTGCACCGTGACGTCAAGCCGGGCAACGTGCTGCTCGGTGAGGACGGCCGCGTCGTCCTCACCGACTTCGGCATCGCGGTCGCCACCGGCGCCTCCACGCTCACCAAGACGGGCGAGCTGGTGGGCTCCATCGACTACTTGGCGCCCGAGCGCGTCAAGGGCGGCACCCCGGGCCCCGCCTCCGACCTGTGGGCGCTGGGAGCGACGCTCTATCAGGCGGTCGAGGGGCGCTCGCCGTTCCGGAAGCCCACCGCGGTCGAGACGGCGTACGCGATCGCCATGGACCCGCTGGTGGCGCCCCGCAACGCCGGGACACTGGCCCCGCTGATCGAGGCGCTGCTCGCCAAGGAGCCGGCGGAACGGCCGACGGCCGAGGTCGTCGAGCTGGCGCTGCGCGCGGCCGAAGCCGACGCGGAGACCGCGCTGATGGGCTGGTCGACGATGACCCTGGGGACGGTCGGACGGGGCCGCCGCCCCGAGCAGGCCACCCCGGACGGCGAGACGGAGGCACCCACCCGCCCGGTGCACGATACGGGCGAGGTGGCGGCCACTTCGGCCCGCGGCACCGGCAACGGGGCGCGTACGGGCGCGGTCACGGGTGCGGGGGCCGGCGCCGTTGCGAACACCGGCAGCGACGCCGTGACCGGCCCGGTCGCCGTTCCGGACGTGACCGGCGCCGGACGGTCCGCCGACCGCGCCGACGTGCTGGTCGGCGGCACGGCGCCCCGTAAGAAGCACGCCCGGATCGTGGTCTGGAGCATCATCGGGGTGCTGGTCGCCGGCGGCGGCGCGGGCACGACCTGGTACCTGATGCACCCCACCGAATCCGGTGGCTCCAGCAAGGCGACGGCGAACAAGAGCACCACACCCGAGCTCCCCAAGGCCCCCGACCACACCATCGGACCGCCGCCGCCCCTGCCCGACGGTTACCACAGCGTCAAGGAGACCGCACTTGGCGTCAGGTTCCCGCTCCCCGACGGTTGGACGCGCGAGCCCCAGGACGGCGGCCGGCAGATCGTCTACACCTCGGAGCTCGCGCAGCTCACTGTCAGCGTCCTGGACTTCTCCTCGGGGGACCAGGTGCAGCACTTCAAGGAGGTGGAAAAGGCCTTCAAGCGGAAGTACCCCGTCTACACGAACCTGCGCTTGCAGCCCACGGTCTTCCAGGGCGATCCGGCCGCGATCTGGGAGTTCACCTTTGGCGGCCGGGCCCGTACCTTCCGGGGGATCGACCTGGGCTTCGGCCGTGAGGGCGGCAAGGAGTACGCGATCTACGTGTCCGCACCGGAGGCCGACTGGGCGGAGTACGAGAAGGTGTTCGCGACGGTGAAGGACGGCTTCCGCAGGACCGGCCCGCTGAGTTGA
- a CDS encoding PspC domain-containing protein, with amino-acid sequence MNDAAHIEESAPAGPAGPASHPPLRRSRRHKVIGGVCGGLGRQWDLDPVIFRVVLAVLSVGGLGLIAYGFAWLLIPLDGEDQNEGRRLLSGRVEGPALTALLFALVGCGLFLTTLAKGSMMSFAIMLTLAVAGSAYWSRRRRLVEAEGPQAMDTATAQAVADAPPETKAPPVPAGPSWWRAQRGEAAGPGYLWGPDNTPLPLDLSYRGEHGTATAPYGHDGRSDAGRPPAPPTGAPPAPRRGRRVGRPIGGWTFLLALLAGGGTAVAVSRHDGLVPSLQAGLACALVVFGLGLVLSAWYGRTGGGTVFMVVLTALLLAGATTLPANITTHWQKLTWAPTTLSAVRPQYELGSGEGELDLTGLPLKAGRTVHTGAEVGAGRLHVTLPHGVTARLHVSLGLGDIQLPGESPHDVDLMAGRRTVDLPADGLKKGEKPRGSVELNVELGAGQVAVTRAEPAPAAPTPAAPTAPTPEGAHR; translated from the coding sequence ATGAACGATGCAGCCCACATCGAGGAGTCGGCGCCCGCCGGCCCCGCCGGCCCCGCCTCGCATCCGCCGCTGCGCCGCAGCCGGCGGCACAAGGTGATCGGCGGAGTCTGCGGCGGGCTGGGCCGGCAGTGGGATCTCGACCCGGTGATCTTCCGGGTCGTGCTCGCCGTGCTCTCCGTCGGCGGCCTCGGGCTGATCGCCTATGGCTTCGCCTGGCTGCTCATCCCCCTCGACGGCGAGGACCAGAACGAGGGCCGCCGGCTGCTCTCCGGCCGAGTGGAGGGCCCCGCCCTGACGGCCCTGCTCTTCGCTCTGGTCGGCTGCGGACTGTTCCTGACGACCCTCGCCAAGGGCAGCATGATGTCGTTCGCCATCATGCTGACGCTGGCGGTGGCCGGTTCCGCCTATTGGTCGCGCCGGCGGCGGCTGGTGGAGGCCGAGGGCCCGCAGGCGATGGACACCGCCACGGCCCAGGCGGTGGCCGACGCCCCGCCCGAGACCAAGGCGCCCCCGGTGCCCGCCGGCCCCTCCTGGTGGCGCGCCCAGCGCGGGGAGGCGGCGGGCCCGGGCTATCTGTGGGGACCCGACAACACCCCGCTGCCCCTCGACCTCAGTTACCGGGGCGAGCACGGCACGGCCACGGCCCCGTACGGGCACGACGGCCGGTCCGACGCGGGCCGTCCGCCCGCGCCGCCGACCGGTGCGCCGCCGGCCCCGCGCCGGGGCCGCCGCGTCGGACGCCCGATCGGGGGCTGGACGTTCCTGCTCGCGCTGCTCGCCGGTGGCGGCACCGCGGTCGCCGTCTCCCGCCATGACGGCCTGGTGCCGTCCCTCCAGGCGGGCCTGGCGTGCGCATTGGTCGTCTTCGGCCTCGGGCTGGTGCTCAGCGCCTGGTACGGACGCACGGGCGGCGGCACGGTCTTCATGGTGGTGCTGACGGCCCTGCTGCTGGCGGGCGCGACGACGCTGCCTGCCAACATCACCACCCACTGGCAGAAGCTCACCTGGGCCCCCACCACGCTCAGCGCCGTCCGGCCGCAGTATGAGCTCGGTTCGGGAGAGGGGGAGTTGGACCTCACCGGCCTGCCCCTCAAGGCGGGCCGCACGGTCCACACCGGCGCGGAAGTGGGCGCCGGCCGCCTTCACGTGACACTGCCGCACGGGGTCACCGCCCGGCTCCATGTCTCGCTCGGCCTCGGCGATATCCAGCTGCCCGGCGAATCGCCGCACGACGTGGACCTCATGGCCGGACGGCGGACGGTGGACCTTCCCGCCGACGGCCTCAAGAAGGGCGAGAAGCCGCGCGGCTCGGTGGAGCTGAACGTCGAACTCGGCGCCGGCCAGGTCGCCGTCACCCGCGCCGAACCGGCCCCCGCCGCGCCGACCCCCGCCGCGCCGACCGCCCCGACCCCTGAGGGAGCCCACCGGTGA
- a CDS encoding ATP-binding protein, giving the protein MTSAPPRAETGYAPAPDPDDPPVRKLYRSADGRLLGGVARGLAGHLGLPVSWVRIVFVALFMADGMGALLYAAFWFFVPLGVGGVEHRQPAPADGRRRLLRHRPDKGQVFALIALLIGSSIVASRFQLGQADGYLWPVLLIGAGVALVWRQADNSRRAQWLELGRRKGLLPMVRGAAGVLLVGVGVTGIVVLQGSVRHLGSVLQAALAVVVGIALLAGPYLVRMAQDLSEERLMRIRAQERAEVAAHVHDSVLHTLTLIQRNADDPREVARLARAQERELRAWLYKPEGRGKEEDEEPATLAEAVRKSAAEVEDHHGVPIEVVVVGDCPLDEPLGAQMQAAREAMVNAAKYGGEGGAVQVFAEVEGRTVFVSVRDRGPGFDLDAVPGDRMGVRESIIGRMERHGGTARLRSAPEGGTVVELEIERAAAEREI; this is encoded by the coding sequence ATGACCAGCGCCCCACCCCGCGCCGAGACGGGCTACGCCCCGGCGCCGGACCCTGACGACCCGCCTGTGCGCAAGCTCTACCGCAGCGCCGACGGGCGGCTGCTCGGTGGCGTCGCGCGGGGTCTCGCGGGGCATCTCGGACTGCCGGTCTCCTGGGTGCGGATCGTGTTCGTGGCCCTGTTCATGGCCGACGGGATGGGCGCCCTGCTGTATGCCGCGTTCTGGTTCTTCGTCCCGCTGGGCGTCGGAGGCGTGGAGCACCGGCAGCCCGCCCCGGCCGACGGCAGGCGCCGCCTGCTGCGCCACCGGCCCGACAAGGGCCAGGTCTTCGCGCTGATCGCGCTGCTCATCGGATCCTCGATCGTCGCCTCCCGCTTCCAGCTGGGCCAGGCCGACGGCTATCTCTGGCCGGTGCTGCTGATCGGCGCCGGTGTCGCCCTGGTGTGGCGGCAGGCGGACAACTCCCGCCGCGCCCAGTGGCTGGAGCTCGGCCGCCGCAAGGGCCTGCTGCCGATGGTGCGGGGTGCGGCCGGAGTGCTGCTGGTGGGCGTCGGGGTGACGGGCATCGTCGTGCTTCAGGGCTCGGTGCGCCACCTCGGTTCGGTGCTTCAGGCCGCGCTCGCCGTCGTCGTCGGCATAGCGCTGCTGGCGGGCCCCTATCTCGTGCGGATGGCCCAGGACCTCTCCGAGGAGCGGCTGATGCGCATCCGCGCCCAGGAGCGCGCTGAAGTGGCCGCCCATGTCCATGACTCGGTCCTGCACACCCTCACCCTGATCCAGCGCAATGCCGACGACCCCCGGGAGGTGGCGAGGCTGGCCCGCGCCCAGGAGCGTGAGCTGCGCGCCTGGCTCTACAAGCCCGAGGGTCGCGGCAAGGAGGAGGACGAGGAGCCGGCCACCCTGGCGGAGGCGGTCCGCAAGTCCGCTGCCGAGGTGGAGGACCACCACGGAGTCCCCATCGAGGTCGTGGTCGTCGGCGACTGCCCGCTGGACGAGCCGCTCGGCGCCCAGATGCAGGCCGCCCGCGAGGCGATGGTTAATGCCGCGAAATACGGCGGCGAGGGCGGTGCGGTGCAGGTGTTCGCCGAAGTGGAGGGCCGTACGGTCTTCGTCTCGGTGCGCGACCGCGGCCCCGGATTCGACCTGGACGCGGTCCCCGGGGACCGGATGGGCGTGCGGGAGTCCATCATCGGCCGTATGGAGCGCCATGGCGGCACCGCCCGGCTCCGGTCCGCTCCCGAGGGCGGCACGGTCGTCGAGCTGGAAATCGAGCGCGCGGCGGCGGAGCGCGAGATATGA